From a region of the Paraburkholderia hospita genome:
- a CDS encoding penicillin-binding protein 1A, with the protein MQSTTPTSPPPAPQKRKRPLWLKIILGFVGLIFAGILCVLLVLGYALVVATPNLPSLDALTDYRPKVPLRIYTADHVLIGEFGEERRDIVHMREVPDNLKKAVLAIEDARFYDHGGVDLMGIARAGVVALTNGHATQGASTITMQVARNFFLSSEKTYTRKIYEMLLAYKIESKLSKDQILEVYMNQIYLGQRAYGFASAARVYFGKDLKDLSLAECAMLAGLPKAPSAYNPVVNPKRAKVRQEYILQRMLELGYITQEQYDTASRQPLIVKGAGKEFSVHAEYVAEMVRQMMYAQYREEAYTRGLNVVTTIDSADQDAAYRALRKGLMDYERRHGYRGPEAFIDLPADADEREQAIDDALLEHPDNGEIIAAVVTSASPKQVQATLIDGNAVTIQGDGLRYATFALSARAQPNQRVRPGAIIRIVKNDDGNWSITQLPQIEGAFVSVVPQDGAIRALVGGFDFNKNKFNHVTQAWRQPGSSFKPFIYSASLEKGLGPATVINDAPLFFSAAETGGQAWEPKNYGGGFDGPMSMRTALQKSKNLVSIRILNHIGTKYAQQYITRFGFDAERHPAYLPMALGAGLVTPLQMAAGYSVFANGGYRVNSYLIAEVTDQRGVVVAHADPLVAGSNAPHAIEPRNAYVMNSLLTSVAQRGTGAKSNVLKRTDLAGKTGTTNDSRDAWFAGYQHTLCAIAWMGYDSPRSLGDKETGGGLALPVWIDYMGRALKGVPEYKMPMPEDVVSISDELYFDDFTPGNGFVSTVGVTLPPPEASGAASGAPAQVGAQEKEDIMNLFKGH; encoded by the coding sequence ATGCAATCCACGACTCCTACGTCACCGCCTCCAGCACCGCAGAAGCGCAAGCGTCCGCTCTGGCTGAAGATCATCCTTGGCTTCGTCGGGCTGATCTTCGCCGGGATCCTCTGCGTCTTGCTCGTGCTGGGTTACGCGCTGGTCGTCGCCACGCCCAATCTGCCTTCGCTCGACGCGTTGACCGACTATCGTCCGAAGGTGCCGCTGCGCATCTACACGGCAGATCACGTGCTGATCGGCGAATTCGGCGAAGAGCGGCGCGACATCGTGCACATGCGCGAGGTGCCGGACAATCTCAAGAAGGCAGTGCTAGCCATCGAAGACGCGCGCTTTTACGATCACGGCGGCGTCGATCTGATGGGTATCGCACGCGCCGGCGTAGTCGCGCTCACGAACGGCCATGCAACGCAGGGCGCGAGCACGATCACGATGCAGGTTGCGCGCAACTTCTTCCTGTCCAGCGAGAAGACCTACACGCGCAAGATCTACGAGATGCTGCTCGCGTACAAGATCGAATCGAAGCTGAGCAAAGATCAGATTCTCGAGGTGTACATGAATCAGATCTATCTCGGCCAGCGTGCGTACGGCTTCGCGAGCGCGGCGCGGGTGTACTTCGGCAAGGACCTGAAGGACCTGTCGCTGGCCGAATGCGCGATGCTCGCCGGTCTGCCGAAGGCGCCGTCCGCATATAACCCGGTGGTGAATCCGAAGCGCGCGAAGGTGCGTCAGGAATACATCCTTCAGCGCATGCTGGAGTTGGGCTATATCACGCAGGAGCAGTACGACACGGCGAGCCGCCAGCCGCTCATCGTCAAGGGCGCGGGCAAGGAGTTCAGCGTGCACGCGGAGTACGTCGCGGAAATGGTGCGGCAGATGATGTACGCACAGTACCGCGAAGAGGCGTACACGCGCGGCCTGAACGTCGTGACGACCATCGATTCCGCCGACCAGGACGCCGCATACCGGGCGCTGCGCAAAGGCTTGATGGACTACGAACGGCGTCACGGCTATCGCGGTCCGGAAGCGTTCATCGATTTGCCCGCCGACGCGGACGAACGCGAGCAGGCCATCGACGACGCATTGCTCGAGCATCCCGACAACGGCGAGATCATCGCGGCCGTGGTGACGTCGGCCAGTCCGAAGCAGGTGCAGGCGACGCTGATCGATGGCAACGCCGTGACGATCCAGGGCGACGGGCTGCGCTACGCGACATTCGCGCTGAGCGCACGCGCGCAGCCGAACCAGCGCGTGCGGCCGGGGGCGATCATTCGTATCGTGAAGAACGACGACGGCAACTGGTCGATCACGCAGTTGCCGCAGATCGAAGGCGCGTTCGTGTCCGTCGTGCCGCAGGACGGCGCGATCCGTGCGCTCGTCGGTGGCTTCGACTTCAACAAGAACAAGTTCAATCACGTGACGCAGGCATGGCGTCAGCCGGGTTCGAGCTTCAAGCCGTTCATCTATTCGGCGTCGCTCGAAAAGGGTTTGGGACCGGCAACCGTCATCAACGACGCGCCGCTCTTCTTCAGCGCAGCTGAAACAGGCGGCCAGGCGTGGGAGCCGAAAAACTACGGTGGCGGCTTCGATGGCCCGATGTCGATGCGCACCGCGCTGCAGAAGTCGAAGAACCTCGTGTCGATCCGCATCCTCAACCACATCGGCACGAAGTACGCCCAGCAGTACATCACGCGCTTCGGTTTCGATGCGGAACGTCACCCCGCGTATCTGCCGATGGCGCTCGGTGCAGGCCTCGTCACGCCGCTGCAGATGGCGGCTGGCTACTCGGTGTTCGCGAATGGCGGCTATCGCGTGAATTCGTATCTGATCGCCGAAGTCACCGATCAGCGCGGCGTGGTGGTCGCGCATGCGGACCCACTCGTCGCGGGCAGCAACGCGCCGCACGCAATCGAGCCGCGCAACGCGTACGTGATGAATAGCCTGCTGACGAGCGTCGCACAGCGCGGCACGGGCGCGAAGTCGAACGTCCTGAAGCGCACGGACCTCGCGGGCAAGACGGGCACCACCAACGATTCGCGCGACGCGTGGTTCGCCGGTTATCAGCACACGCTTTGCGCGATCGCGTGGATGGGTTACGACAGCCCACGCAGTCTCGGCGACAAGGAAACGGGCGGCGGGCTCGCGCTGCCCGTGTGGATCGACTACATGGGACGCGCGCTCAAGGGCGTGCCCGAGTACAAGATGCCGATGCCGGAAGACGTCGTATCGATCAGCGACGAGTTGTACTTCGACGACTTCACGCCGGGCAACGGCTTCGTGTCGACGGTCGGGGTGACGCTGCCGCCTCCCGAAGCGAGCGGCGCGGCAAGCGGCGCGCCAGCCCAGGTCGGCGCGCAGGAGAAGGAGGACATCATGAACCTGTTCAAAGGTCACTAA
- the cyaY gene encoding iron donor protein CyaY, giving the protein MSDSEYLTRAEAVLAAIERSLDDTDADVEFERSGNVLTLEFENGTKIIVNLQPPMQEIWIAAKSGGYHFRFVDGAWRDTRNGTEFYAALSEYATQQAGEDVQIAP; this is encoded by the coding sequence ATGTCCGACAGTGAATACCTGACCCGCGCCGAGGCTGTGCTGGCAGCCATCGAACGCTCGCTCGACGATACGGACGCCGACGTCGAATTCGAGCGCAGCGGCAACGTGCTGACGCTCGAATTCGAGAACGGCACGAAGATCATCGTGAATCTTCAGCCGCCGATGCAGGAGATCTGGATCGCCGCAAAGTCGGGCGGATATCACTTCCGTTTTGTCGACGGCGCGTGGCGCGATACGCGCAACGGCACCGAGTTTTACGCGGCGCTTTCCGAATACGCGACGCAGCAGGCAGGCGAAGACGTCCAGATCGCGCCCTGA
- the lptM gene encoding LPS translocon maturation chaperone LptM, producing the protein MRVVFRTSATATILATLAIVAGVALSGCGQRGSLYLPTVPPLPAKPTEQTQPPSSDEVKPGAESAQGSVPDTSGTPLSLSPDSELRTAPTSNAPAQPASGASEAQ; encoded by the coding sequence ATGCGAGTCGTTTTCCGGACGAGCGCCACGGCCACGATTCTAGCGACTCTGGCTATTGTCGCAGGTGTCGCGCTCAGCGGTTGCGGACAACGCGGTTCGCTGTATCTGCCTACCGTTCCGCCGCTTCCGGCCAAGCCGACCGAACAGACCCAGCCGCCCTCGTCCGACGAAGTGAAACCCGGCGCCGAATCCGCTCAAGGTTCCGTTCCGGATACGTCGGGCACGCCGTTGTCCCTGTCGCCCGATTCCGAACTGCGCACTGCGCCGACGTCGAACGCGCCCGCCCAACCGGCGTCCGGCGCGTCCGAAGCTCAATAA
- the lysA gene encoding diaminopimelate decarboxylase, whose amino-acid sequence MTQSAFAYVDGVLHAEGVSAVSLAEQFGTPLYVYSRAALTEAWHAYADACAGRHATVHVAVKANSNLGVLNLFARMGAGFDIVSSGELARVLAAGGKAENTVFSGVGKSVAEMREGLAAGVKCFNVESIPELDRLNAVAGEMGKKAPVSLRVNPDVDAKTHPYISTGLKSNKFGVAFDEARATYRAAAAMKHLDVVGIDCHIGSQITEVAPYLDAVDKLLELVEQIEADGVKIKHIDVGGGLGITYDDETPPDIGDFVRTLLDRIEARGHGHREVYFEPGRSLVGNAGMLLTRVEFLKPGVEKNFAIVDAAMNDLARPAMYEAYHAIEPVVQRAGDKHVYDVVGPVCESGDWLGRERKLAVEPGDLLAIRSAGAYGFAMSSNYNTRARAAEVMVDGDKAYVVRKREEVKDLFAGETVLPE is encoded by the coding sequence ATGACTCAATCCGCTTTTGCCTACGTCGACGGCGTGCTGCACGCTGAAGGCGTGTCCGCCGTGTCGCTTGCCGAGCAGTTCGGCACGCCGCTCTATGTCTACTCGCGCGCTGCGCTAACCGAGGCGTGGCATGCCTACGCCGACGCATGCGCCGGCCGGCACGCAACCGTGCACGTCGCTGTCAAGGCGAATAGCAACCTCGGCGTGCTCAACCTGTTCGCGCGCATGGGTGCGGGCTTCGACATCGTGTCGAGCGGCGAGCTGGCGCGCGTGCTCGCGGCAGGCGGCAAAGCGGAAAACACCGTGTTCTCGGGCGTCGGTAAGAGCGTCGCGGAAATGCGCGAAGGGCTCGCGGCGGGCGTGAAGTGCTTCAACGTCGAATCGATTCCCGAACTCGACCGCCTCAACGCGGTTGCGGGCGAAATGGGCAAGAAGGCGCCCGTGTCGCTGCGCGTGAATCCTGACGTCGATGCAAAGACGCATCCGTATATTTCGACGGGCCTCAAGTCGAACAAGTTTGGCGTTGCATTCGACGAAGCGCGTGCCACGTATCGCGCCGCCGCTGCGATGAAGCACCTCGACGTGGTCGGCATCGACTGCCATATCGGTTCGCAGATCACGGAAGTCGCGCCCTATCTCGACGCCGTCGACAAACTGCTCGAACTCGTCGAGCAGATCGAAGCGGACGGTGTGAAGATCAAGCATATCGATGTGGGCGGCGGACTCGGTATCACCTACGACGACGAAACGCCGCCGGATATCGGCGATTTCGTGCGCACGTTGCTCGACCGGATCGAAGCGCGCGGGCATGGCCATCGCGAGGTGTATTTCGAGCCGGGCCGCTCGCTCGTCGGCAATGCGGGCATGCTGCTCACGCGCGTCGAGTTTCTGAAGCCGGGTGTCGAGAAGAACTTTGCGATCGTCGACGCGGCAATGAACGACCTCGCGCGCCCCGCGATGTACGAGGCTTATCACGCAATCGAACCCGTCGTGCAGCGCGCCGGCGACAAGCATGTTTATGACGTCGTCGGTCCCGTGTGTGAAAGCGGCGATTGGCTCGGACGCGAACGCAAGCTCGCCGTCGAGCCGGGCGATCTTCTCGCGATCCGTTCCGCGGGCGCCTACGGTTTCGCAATGAGCTCGAACTACAACACGCGTGCGCGCGCAGCCGAAGTAATGGTCGACGGCGACAAGGCGTATGTCGTGCGCAAGCGCGAAGAAGTGAAAGACCTGTTCGCGGGCGAGACGGTTCTGCCGGAATAA
- the msrQ gene encoding protein-methionine-sulfoxide reductase heme-binding subunit MsrQ has protein sequence MATDTTQTATASNATNTVRSTRKAVTSAGASRWIVPAKIAVFVAALYPLARLVLLGFTGGLGANPIEFITRSTGLWTLVFICITLAVTPLRKLTGWNALLRFRRMLGLFAFFYAALHFTTYFWFDKWFDIAAIVKDIGKRPFITVGFAAFVLLLPLAITSPKAMVRKLGRRWQTLHRAIYPIAALAILHFWWMKAGKHDLILPKIYGAIVIALLGWRVLVWARDRIRQRAKT, from the coding sequence ATGGCAACCGATACGACCCAAACCGCGACCGCCAGCAACGCCACGAACACCGTGCGTTCGACGCGAAAAGCCGTCACGAGCGCAGGCGCCAGCCGCTGGATCGTGCCCGCGAAGATCGCGGTATTCGTCGCGGCGCTGTATCCGCTTGCGCGGCTTGTGCTGCTCGGCTTCACGGGCGGGCTGGGCGCAAACCCCATCGAGTTCATCACGCGCTCGACGGGCTTGTGGACGCTGGTCTTCATCTGCATCACGCTCGCGGTGACGCCGCTGCGCAAGTTGACGGGCTGGAACGCATTGCTGCGCTTTCGCCGGATGCTCGGCCTCTTCGCGTTCTTCTACGCCGCGCTGCATTTCACGACGTACTTCTGGTTCGACAAGTGGTTCGATATCGCCGCGATCGTGAAGGACATCGGCAAGCGGCCGTTCATCACGGTCGGCTTTGCGGCGTTCGTGCTGCTGTTACCGCTTGCCATCACGTCGCCGAAAGCGATGGTGCGCAAACTCGGTCGACGCTGGCAGACCCTGCATCGCGCCATCTACCCGATCGCAGCGCTCGCGATCCTGCATTTCTGGTGGATGAAGGCTGGCAAGCACGATCTGATCTTGCCGAAGATTTACGGCGCGATCGTGATCGCGTTGCTCGGCTGGCGCGTGCTGGTTTGGGCGCGCGACAGGATCAGGCAACGCGCAAAAACCTGA
- the msrP gene encoding protein-methionine-sulfoxide reductase catalytic subunit MsrP, whose translation MWIKRSDRGQLYGDDIARSEITPQRVFENRRRILQAAGAVALGSLIGVHGEAYAEYSSPDPKALKLGAKTNPKFVVTDKVTAYKDITTYNNFYEFGTDKSDPAHNAGTLRPRPWKVSVEGEVKNAKVYDIDELLKLAPLEERVYRLRCVEGWSMVIPWIGIPLSEVIKRAQPTANAKYVQFITLADPSQMPGLSEPILEWPYSEGLRMDEAMNPLTLLTMGVYGQVLPNQNGAPVRIIVPWKYGFKSAKSLVKIRFVDKQPPTSWNTYAPSEYGFYSNVNPNVDHPRWSQATERRIGDGIFTPKRNTLMYNGYGDLVASMYQGMDLKKNF comes from the coding sequence ATGTGGATCAAGCGAAGCGACCGAGGCCAGCTGTACGGCGACGACATCGCGCGCAGCGAAATCACGCCGCAGCGCGTGTTCGAGAATCGCCGGCGCATCCTGCAGGCGGCGGGCGCGGTGGCGCTCGGCAGCCTGATCGGCGTGCACGGTGAGGCGTACGCGGAATATTCGTCCCCCGATCCGAAGGCGCTGAAGCTCGGCGCGAAGACCAATCCGAAGTTCGTCGTCACCGACAAGGTCACGGCTTACAAAGACATCACCACGTACAACAACTTCTACGAGTTCGGCACCGACAAGAGCGACCCCGCGCATAACGCCGGGACGTTGCGGCCGCGTCCGTGGAAGGTGAGCGTCGAAGGCGAGGTGAAGAACGCGAAGGTCTACGACATAGACGAATTGCTGAAGCTCGCGCCGCTCGAAGAGCGCGTGTACCGGTTGCGTTGCGTCGAAGGCTGGTCGATGGTGATTCCGTGGATCGGCATTCCGCTGTCGGAAGTCATCAAGCGCGCGCAACCGACGGCGAACGCGAAATACGTACAGTTCATCACGCTTGCCGATCCGTCGCAGATGCCTGGATTGTCCGAGCCGATTCTCGAATGGCCCTATTCGGAAGGTCTGCGGATGGACGAAGCGATGAATCCGCTGACGCTGCTGACGATGGGCGTCTACGGCCAGGTGCTGCCGAATCAGAACGGCGCGCCCGTGCGCATCATCGTGCCGTGGAAGTACGGCTTCAAGAGCGCGAAGTCGCTGGTGAAAATCCGCTTCGTCGACAAGCAGCCGCCGACCAGTTGGAACACCTACGCGCCGAGCGAGTACGGTTTCTATTCGAACGTGAATCCGAACGTCGACCATCCGCGCTGGAGCCAGGCGACCGAACGGCGCATCGGTGACGGCATCTTCACGCCCAAGCGGAACACGCTGATGTACAACGGCTACGGCGATCTGGTCGCGTCGATGTATCAGGGCATGGACCTGAAGAAGAACTTTTGA
- the ccsB gene encoding c-type cytochrome biogenesis protein CcsB — MDLTQVSSSSRAKPRADTAAHSTPHLTGEALLDDRPFLKRLGLFDWLFALAMVAGAGFALSRYHDYMNYYDKLVLVCTVPVFVVLGWRWKPVRLLMACIAVLSLSAIQIYGGDLARADHAFFLKYFLSSQSAILWMSALFVLATLFYWIGMLSRSPTGAAIGSKMTWVAVLMGFVGLMVRWYESYLIGSDVGHIPISNLYEVFVLFSLITALFYLYYEQHYNTRSLGAFVLLVISAAVGFLMWYSIARDAQQIQPLVPALQSWWMKIHVPANFIGYGSFALSAMVGVAYLMKEHGVLADRLPTLDVLDDVMYKSIAVGFAFFTIATILGALWAAEAWGGYWSWDPKETWALIVWLNYAAWLHMRLMKGLRGAVAAWWALTGLLVTSFAFLGVNMFLSGLHSYGKL; from the coding sequence ATGGACCTGACTCAAGTTTCCTCATCCTCGCGCGCCAAGCCGCGTGCCGATACGGCGGCTCACTCGACCCCGCATCTGACTGGCGAGGCGCTGCTGGACGATCGTCCATTCCTGAAGCGCCTCGGCCTGTTCGACTGGCTGTTCGCGCTCGCGATGGTCGCGGGCGCCGGGTTTGCGCTGTCGCGCTACCACGACTACATGAATTACTACGACAAGCTGGTGCTGGTGTGCACGGTGCCTGTTTTCGTCGTGCTCGGCTGGCGCTGGAAACCAGTGCGTCTGCTGATGGCGTGCATCGCCGTGCTGTCGCTGTCGGCTATCCAGATTTACGGCGGCGATCTCGCCCGCGCCGACCACGCGTTCTTCCTCAAGTATTTCCTGTCGAGCCAGTCGGCCATCCTGTGGATGAGCGCGCTGTTCGTGCTGGCCACGCTGTTCTACTGGATCGGCATGCTGTCGCGTTCGCCGACGGGCGCGGCGATCGGCTCGAAGATGACGTGGGTGGCGGTGCTGATGGGCTTCGTCGGCCTGATGGTGCGCTGGTACGAGTCGTATCTGATCGGCTCGGACGTCGGCCATATTCCGATCTCGAACCTCTACGAAGTGTTCGTGCTGTTCAGCCTGATTACGGCGCTGTTCTACCTGTACTACGAGCAGCACTACAACACGCGCTCGCTCGGTGCGTTCGTGCTGCTGGTGATCAGCGCGGCCGTCGGTTTCCTGATGTGGTACTCAATTGCGCGCGACGCGCAGCAGATCCAGCCGCTCGTCCCCGCGCTGCAAAGCTGGTGGATGAAGATTCACGTACCCGCGAACTTCATCGGTTATGGCAGCTTCGCGCTGTCGGCGATGGTTGGTGTCGCGTATCTGATGAAGGAGCACGGCGTGCTGGCCGACCGCCTGCCTACACTCGACGTGCTCGACGACGTCATGTACAAATCGATCGCCGTCGGCTTCGCGTTCTTCACGATCGCGACGATTCTCGGCGCGCTGTGGGCCGCCGAAGCGTGGGGCGGCTACTGGAGCTGGGACCCGAAGGAAACCTGGGCGCTGATCGTCTGGCTGAACTACGCAGCGTGGCTGCACATGCGTCTGATGAAAGGCCTGCGCGGTGCCGTCGCCGCATGGTGGGCGCTGACGGGCCTGCTGGTGACGAGCTTCGCGTTCCTCGGCGTCAATATGTTCCTGTCGGGGCTGCATAGCTACGGCAAGCTGTAA
- a CDS encoding cytochrome c biogenesis protein ResB has translation MSVTTSGLELKSRQRFLRTSVELLSSMRFAIALLVILSIASIIGTVLTQDDPYPNYVNQFGPFWADIFRSLSLYNVYSAWWFMLILGFLLVSVSLCVIRNAPKMIADMKSWKDKVREGSLRAFHHKGEFEVPNATRAQAASTLGKLSAKLGYKYVTRESEGATLIAAKRGALTKLGYISAHIAIVIICIGGLLDSNLPIKLQMWLFDKTPIRSNTVINEIPPEHRLSQGNPTFRGYAWVPEGQHVSTAILNQQDGSLIQDLPFSIELNKFIVDYYSTGMPKLFASDIVVIDHKTGARVPARVEVNKPFEYDGVSIYQSSFQDGGSQMQTTAWPMTGSNVKNEPFSGEIGGSKVLSASMPGADGQTVEFADFRAINVENISNGNGQNDARGVAAHQSLKEAFDERLGSGAKTSKPVDLHNVGPSVQYKVRDKDGQAREYNNYMLPVDVSGERVFLAGMRANPDDAFRYLRIPADAGGTVNEWMRMRAALQDPAIRAQAARDFAQRSVQSNAELQQHLEESASRVLTLFAGDDPSLGKAVNGQKIGGFQAVAAFIDHSVPKAEQEKAAGLLLRMLEGSMWDVWQLARKQAGEGPATADPTTSRFVQSSINAISDSFLYGSPVYLQLDSFKQVQASVFQLTRAPGKKVVYLGSLLLVLGIFSMFYVRERRLWFWLKDAEHGGNGVNVVMAMSTARRTFDFEKEFAQTRDAVGVALGGKPVDADSAHEAKGAARATSEASADSSDSTR, from the coding sequence ATGAGCGTCACCACGTCGGGTTTGGAGTTGAAGTCGCGGCAGCGCTTCCTGCGCACGTCCGTCGAATTGCTGAGTTCTATGCGCTTTGCGATCGCATTGCTCGTGATCCTGTCGATTGCGAGCATCATCGGCACCGTGCTCACGCAGGACGATCCGTATCCGAACTACGTCAACCAGTTCGGGCCGTTCTGGGCCGACATCTTCCGCTCGCTGAGCCTGTACAACGTGTACAGCGCGTGGTGGTTCATGCTGATCCTCGGCTTTCTGCTCGTGTCGGTCTCGCTGTGCGTGATCCGCAACGCGCCGAAGATGATCGCCGATATGAAAAGCTGGAAGGACAAGGTCCGCGAAGGCAGCCTGCGCGCGTTCCATCACAAGGGCGAGTTCGAGGTGCCGAACGCGACGCGCGCGCAAGCCGCATCCACGCTCGGCAAGCTGTCGGCGAAGCTCGGCTACAAGTACGTGACGCGCGAATCGGAAGGCGCGACGCTGATCGCCGCGAAGCGCGGCGCGCTGACCAAGCTCGGCTACATCTCTGCCCACATTGCGATCGTGATCATCTGCATCGGCGGGCTGCTCGACAGCAATCTGCCCATCAAGCTGCAGATGTGGCTGTTCGACAAGACGCCGATCCGCAGCAACACTGTCATCAACGAGATCCCGCCCGAGCATCGCCTGTCGCAAGGCAACCCGACGTTCCGCGGCTACGCGTGGGTGCCGGAAGGCCAGCATGTATCGACGGCGATCCTGAACCAGCAGGACGGCTCGCTGATCCAGGATCTGCCGTTCTCGATCGAACTGAACAAGTTCATCGTCGATTACTACTCGACGGGCATGCCGAAGCTCTTTGCAAGCGACATCGTCGTGATCGACCACAAGACGGGCGCGCGCGTCCCAGCACGCGTCGAGGTGAACAAGCCGTTCGAATACGACGGCGTGTCGATCTATCAGTCGAGCTTCCAGGACGGCGGCTCGCAGATGCAGACGACGGCCTGGCCGATGACGGGCAGCAACGTCAAGAACGAGCCGTTCAGCGGCGAGATTGGCGGCTCGAAGGTGTTGAGCGCGTCGATGCCCGGCGCGGATGGCCAGACGGTCGAATTTGCCGATTTCCGTGCGATCAACGTCGAGAACATCTCGAACGGCAACGGCCAGAACGATGCACGCGGCGTCGCCGCACATCAGTCGCTAAAGGAAGCCTTCGACGAACGCCTCGGCTCTGGCGCAAAGACGTCGAAACCGGTCGATCTGCATAACGTCGGCCCGTCGGTGCAGTACAAGGTGCGCGATAAAGACGGCCAGGCGCGCGAGTACAACAACTACATGCTGCCCGTCGACGTAAGCGGCGAGCGCGTGTTCCTCGCGGGCATGCGCGCGAATCCTGACGATGCATTCCGCTATCTGCGCATTCCCGCCGACGCGGGCGGCACGGTCAACGAATGGATGCGGATGCGCGCGGCGCTCCAGGATCCCGCCATCCGCGCACAGGCGGCGCGCGATTTCGCGCAGCGCTCGGTCCAGTCGAACGCGGAATTGCAGCAGCATCTGGAAGAGAGCGCATCGCGCGTGCTGACGCTGTTCGCGGGCGACGATCCGAGTCTGGGCAAGGCAGTCAATGGTCAGAAGATTGGCGGTTTCCAGGCGGTCGCCGCGTTCATCGATCACTCTGTCCCCAAGGCAGAGCAGGAGAAGGCGGCAGGACTTTTGCTTCGCATGCTCGAAGGTTCGATGTGGGACGTATGGCAACTCGCGCGCAAGCAGGCGGGAGAAGGCCCGGCAACGGCCGATCCGACCACGAGCCGCTTCGTGCAGAGTTCGATCAACGCGATTTCCGACAGCTTTCTGTACGGTTCACCCGTCTATTTGCAGCTTGACTCCTTCAAGCAGGTGCAAGCTTCGGTATTTCAGTTGACGCGCGCGCCGGGCAAAAAAGTCGTGTATCTTGGCAGCCTGCTACTCGTGTTGGGCATCTTTTCGATGTTCTATGTCCGCGAACGGCGGCTGTGGTTCTGGCTCAAGGACGCGGAGCACGGCGGCAATGGCGTGAACGTCGTGATGGCGATGTCGACAGCGCGCAGAACGTTCGATTTCGAGAAGGAATTCGCCCAAACCCGCGATGCCGTCGGCGTCGCGCTGGGCGGCAAGCCTGTCGATGCCGATTCCGCCCACGAGGCGAAGGGCGCCGCCCGTGCAACGAGCGAAGCGTCCGCAGATTCATCCGATTCGACCCGGTAA
- a CDS encoding c-type cytochrome has product MNRLGKFLVVLHTAAGLSGLAVQARAADQAKPDLNRGQAIAAQVCASCHGADGNSAGGAYPKLAGQHPEYLVKQLKDFKTQPGAKQPARNNAIMAGMAAALTDQDMVNVSAYFASQAPKPGYAHNKDTVPLGQKIYRAGIADKGVPACASCHGPTGQGIPSQYPRLSGQWADYTVAQLAAFTQGPGARNNNEAMHAVASRLSDSEIKAVADYIAGLH; this is encoded by the coding sequence ATGAATCGACTGGGCAAGTTTCTGGTGGTACTTCACACAGCAGCAGGTCTTTCAGGTTTGGCGGTACAGGCAAGAGCAGCAGATCAGGCAAAGCCGGATTTGAATCGGGGGCAGGCAATCGCAGCGCAGGTGTGCGCCTCATGTCACGGCGCGGATGGCAACAGTGCGGGCGGCGCGTATCCGAAGCTCGCCGGCCAACACCCCGAGTATCTCGTCAAGCAGCTCAAAGATTTCAAAACCCAGCCAGGTGCGAAGCAGCCCGCGCGCAACAATGCGATCATGGCGGGTATGGCGGCGGCGCTGACCGATCAGGACATGGTCAACGTGTCGGCGTACTTCGCGTCGCAGGCTCCGAAGCCGGGTTACGCGCACAACAAGGACACCGTGCCCCTCGGGCAGAAGATTTATCGCGCTGGTATCGCCGACAAGGGCGTTCCCGCGTGCGCCAGCTGTCACGGGCCGACGGGGCAGGGAATTCCGTCACAGTATCCGCGCCTGTCGGGGCAATGGGCGGATTACACCGTGGCACAGTTGGCCGCGTTCACGCAGGGCCCGGGCGCGCGCAACAACAACGAAGCAATGCACGCCGTCGCATCGCGTTTGTCGGATAGCGAGATCAAGGCGGTGGCCGATTACATCGCGGGCTTGCATTAA